ACGCGGTTCCGACTGGTCCGCCCTCCTCCTTGTCCTTATCCTTGTCCTTCACATCTAGAAAGGACTGCGCGCCGACTTCGTTCAACAATACGCTCAACTCATTCCCCTGATCCTGCGCGCCACACTCGTACGTCTGACCTTCGGGCGAATTAAAGGTCGCCGGACGATAATCTGTTTCCGTATAGGGCTGCGGAGTCACGCCAAGGAACGCGGTCTCGAATTCAATCCAGTCAGAAGTCATGTCCGCGACGATCTTGAACAGTCCGGAATCAGACTTTTTCGTCAGCATCCGGCAAAACAGCGGCACCCATCGCCCGATGTGATTTTTGACAAATTTTTTCTGCGCGTCCACAACGATCTGCGTCTTGTCGGCACCGTCATGGCAGCGGGAATACGACTCTTTGTAGGCCAGGAAATGCATGAACTCAAACTCAACACTGAGATGGTCGAGCCGCTCATGAATATCCTTCGACAATTCGACGCCGAACGCCTTATAGAATCCGGCGATGTCGCCCATGGTATGGGATTGCGCAAACACGTGATCGTTACCGAAGAGGGTTTCATAGGGAGGACAATCCAGCGTGATCACGTTGCTGAATACACGCCGATGCTCCGATTGAAGATCGCTGAGCTGCCAGTTGACGCATTCTGACGCCACCAGCTTTTCGACATTATCTAACTGCTTTTTCAAAGCAGCCAGCTTCAGCTTGGCGCGATCTCCACCCTGATTGGCATCCAGAGCTGCCTGGAGAGCATCCAAGGCCGCGCGACCGTCTTCGACAAACTCCCCGCACTGCAAGTAATCAAGAAACTCCTCGTCCTCAGGATACAAAAGGCTCCAAGAAACAAGGAGATATAACTTGCTGCGATTGAGCGCTCGCTCAACGGCGGGAGAATCTTTGATCGTCGGGGTATTATTAGGAATAACGGCAGCAGCGGTAGATGTTGCAGTCTGCACCGATTGTTTACTCGTCATGACAATTGTCTCCTGGATGTGGGAATCAACCCAGGCCTCACAACTCACATAACTTCAGAACCAGCACTACCTTGACCTATCACGGGCCTGCGTATGATAGGTAAAGGTCATAGGGATGTCAAGCAAGAACTCGGACTTCAATCCATAGATTTCAGCCCGTTTACTTTTTATTTATTCCCTCTAGACATTTCAATTCACCGCTTCAGAACAGTTGATTTAAATTTCCATCAACTCTCAGAGCCCGGCGAGTTGTCGCGCGGGTATCACGCGGATCGCCACGTGATCATTGACGGTATTACAGATATGTTCACACATGCCGCAACCCACACAACCCTCTGCGGACACCTCAAGCCGCATGGTTGAAAAATCCATCGATAAGGCATCCACAGGACACTTCGAGACGCAAGCATGACACCCCTGACCGGCCGTGCACAGCCGCTGAGACACCTGCGCCACCCCGAGGCGAAGATCAGATATCCGATCGATCGGCCGCAATGCGTCCGTCGAACAGGCAGTAATGCAAGGAAGATCGTCACACAAAAGGCAGGGCGCCTGGTCGGCAACAATCACCGGGGTGCCGTCCCCGGCATGGCAGACAATCGCACCCGGATCGCAGGCCTTGATACAGTCGCCGCATTTCGTGCAGCGATCCAGAAACAAGACTTCTTCTACAGCCCCCGGCGGACGCAGCCAATCCGTCCGCAAAACCGGAGCCGGCGCCTCAGGCACAGCATCGACCTGCTTGGAAAACTCCTGCGCCGCCTTGGCGACGGACATCACAGAATCTTTCAGAAAGTCTCGCCGGCCATATGAAGGGTTAGATGCCATGATGCTCGTTGAGTCAGCAGATAATCAAAACGCCTATTCAACGAAGCTGCAGCGAGTGAACGTCCGACGTGCACCCTCGCGGGACGCAGAAGCCTTGAACGATGCGAGAACGACGCTGGTAGGTGCTTTCATCATTTCTGCACCTACATGACGCCGTCAGCCCGCAACTTGTAAACTTCCACGCACCGGTCGCAGCCGCCGTACTCAATATCCCATCCGGGATGATTCTCGCGGATGAAGTCCAAGACATAGGGCTCCAGCTTGGTGCCCATATCTTCCACCCATGAATAGGTTGGAAAGCGGCAGAGCGGGCAGGGAAAGCCCGGCATCAGCATAACCTTATTTTCCGTCTCTGGAACCTCGCCCCCTTCCACATCGACCGCGCGATCCATCACACGCAAGGTATCGGTCGACATTTCGATTAACTCAGAATGGGTGAAATACGAGATCTGCCAAAGGCCTTCGAATACCGACTTCAACTGGGGCGGCGCGATCTTCCGGTACCACGACCGAAACTCCTTGAACCGATCCTCTTTGCTCAGCATCGGCTCCCGACCCGCCGCGCTCAACCGGCTATCGACGCTCACACTCCACAGCACGCGGTAGCGCTGCAAAATCAACGTTTCTTCTCCGGAGTTCTGTCCGACTTTCGTATCAGGGTCATATCCGAACACCGGATCGAGCATGTCCGAGATGTGCATCAGTTCATGGCGGCAATAGCGGGTCAAGGCGGGATCATAGAACCGTCGCGGGATCAGCTTAATACCCACACCCTTCATGCCCTTGGCCTCAAAATCTTTGGCCAAATCCTGCTCGACCGATCCCCACTTGCGAAGAATGTCGACGCCTTCCTGATCCTCTTTCAGCACGCCTTTCACCAGCACAATCCCGACCTTATCCTTTAAGAGCGGATATTCGTTGAACGAATCCCGAATAATGTCGGAGAACCCCCACGTACCGAACAGATACTGATACAGCTTCTTAAATTCCCCTTCCCGATCCTCAAGCATAAACTTCTCATAGATCGGATCGGCATGCTCATGAAACTCCTTATAGTACGTCGGATCGCCTTCGCGCTCCGTCTTTTCCACAAAGGAGTCGATTACCTCTTGCAGCAATGCGGGTTGAAATCTGATTTCCATTGGAAGCCTCGAAAGAATGGATGTGACGAGCACTCAGTGCGTTGACACCACCGGAATCGCCTGTGCGGGAAATACGGCGCCCCGCGCCACCTTGACTTGAACGCCAAGCATCTCTTACGATCTCTCAGCGCTGACGAGAGAAGTATACTGGCCCCAAAAGCCGATTTGCAATCAAGGGAGGTCCCTAGCCCTCCCGGTGAGTGGAGCACTCAATGCCTGAACACACAATGACACCCTCCCTGCCCGGCACCCCTCCGATAGCGACGCCCCCGGCGCCGCCTATCGACTTTCTCGAATACTGGAAAACCGATTGCCGGGAGATCAAAACCTTTCGAGGACACTCCCACGGCGTCTGGGCCGTCGCCTTCTCGCCGGATGGACTGACCCTGGCCAGCGGCGGAGCCGAACGCCTGGTGCGCATGTGGGATATTGAAACCGGCCGGCTCCTGCGCTCACTCCGCGGCCATACCAACGACATCCGCGCCATCGTCTTTACGCCGGACGGACTCACCCTCGCCACCGCGAGCGAAGATCGCACGATTCGCCTGTGGAATCCGAAGACCGGCGAACCGACCAAGCTCCTGTTCACCCGGTACGATCACAATGTATGCAGCCTCTCCCTTTCGCCGGACGGCCTCATGCTCGCGCGCGGGAGCCACAATAAAGACATCAAGATCTGGGAAGTCACCACCGGCACCGAATTGATGACCCTCCTTGGCAAAGACCAATACGATCACCACTGGTCTGTCTGCGTCGCCTTCTCGCCTGACGGCATCCACCTGGCGAGCGGCACCGACATCGGAAAAATTAAGTTGTGGGAAGTACTCCCGAGCGGCGAGGAAAAAGTCTTGCACGACGGGCACTGGCAGCGCGATGCCGATGACTCCACTGAAACCCGCGGCTACTTTATTGAAGATGACGGTGGATTCCAAAAACCGATGGACTACTGGATCGGCGCCATGATCTTCACGCCAGACGGCAAAACTCTCATCACCGGCAGCCGCGACAAAACCATTAAGTTCTTCGAAATGCCGAAGCTGATTGAGAAAAAGAGCCTGAATGGACACACCGCCTGGGTCAGAACCCTGGCCATCTCCCCTGACGGGAAAGTGCTCGCGAGTGCCGGGGACGATAACACCATCAAGTTCTGGGATATCGCCGCCGGTCGGCACTTCAAAACAGTGAAGGGCCATACTGCCGGCGTCCGCCAAATTACGTTTTCCCCGGACGGCAAACGGCTCGCCAGCGCCTCCTGGGATCGCACGATCAAGCTATGGGAAGGCGGAGCCGAACCGACCGAGTAAATCTAGCAGTTGCTCGTCAGCCGGCCGCGTGAGGCCGGCTGACAACAGCCCCTTCAATAGTATTCTCACCCCCAGATTAGCCTCAGACCTCTTCCTCTTCCACATCCTCAACTGCCTGCTTCAACGCAGAGACAAAGGCTTCCGGCTGAGCCAGGGCCGCCTCTGTCAGCTGAAATTCAGACACCAACACGCCGGCTTTATCGACAATGACGAGACGATACCCTGGTTTCATACCGTTCCTTTCAGGATCACAGATGGGATGGGACGGGAAGAGAGAAGAGATGGGACAGCGCGGGCATTATCTATTCTTCTTCTCCCTCGTCCCTCGCCGAGGGGATGCCGTAGCGTTTGCACTTTTCCCACAAGGCTTTGCGGGACAAACCGAGGATTTTCGATGCGGTGGTGCGACTCCCCTCCACCCGTTCAAAAACAGAGAGGATGTACTCTTTCTCAAATGCTTCTCGGGCCGTCGAGAGCGCGGTGAGCGACAGCTCTTTCTTCTTGGGCTTTCCGGTCAGGCCCTCATTGCAAAATCCGCAGGACTCTTGCGGTTCCCCGCCCTGATAGGGGCAGGCCTGAAAGCCGCACAGATCGGACGGCTGAATCGGCTCCCGATCACGGCCCAACGCCACCGCACGCTCGACCATATTCTCCAGCTCGCGCACATTACCCGGATAGGAATAGCGAATCAGCAGCTCTCGCGCCGGCTGTGAAAATCCGCGCAGCTTCTTGTTCATCTTAGTTGAGCAGGTCTGCAACACATGATCGGCGATGATGCTGATATCTTCCTGCCGCGCACGCAACGGTGGAATCACCACCTGAACGACATTCAAACGGTAAAACAGATCCTCTCGGAAGCGGCCCGCCGCCACCTCTTTCCGCAAGTCTTTCTGCGTCGCACAAACCAGCCGCACATCCACATCGATCGTCTGGTTACTCCCGACCCGTTCGAACTTCCGCTCCTGAAGGACACGCAGCAGTTTGACCTGGACGACCGGCGAGATCTCTCCGATTTCATCCAGGAATAAGGTGCCGCGATTGGCCATTTCGAACCGGCCCCGCCGCTGACGCAACGCGCCGGTGAACGCACCCTTCTCATGCCCGAA
Above is a window of Nitrospira lenta DNA encoding:
- a CDS encoding sigma-54-dependent transcriptional regulator gives rise to the protein MMALTILIVDDEPLMRLSIVDALEAVGHDVCAAATGTEGIEEARRREYDLVITDLRLPGADGLAVLKAAKEARAQTEVVVITAHGSVETAVGAMKLGAFDYITKPFKMDELLLIVERAGTVVALRKENQDLKEILEDKFSFGGILGSNTKMRAVLDKIKTVAATDSTVLILGESGTGKELAANAVHQNSPRRDYPLIKVSCAALPESLLEAELFGHEKGAFTGALRQRRGRFEMANRGTLFLDEIGEISPVVQVKLLRVLQERKFERVGSNQTIDVDVRLVCATQKDLRKEVAAGRFREDLFYRLNVVQVVIPPLRARQEDISIIADHVLQTCSTKMNKKLRGFSQPARELLIRYSYPGNVRELENMVERAVALGRDREPIQPSDLCGFQACPYQGGEPQESCGFCNEGLTGKPKKKELSLTALSTAREAFEKEYILSVFERVEGSRTTASKILGLSRKALWEKCKRYGIPSARDEGEEE
- a CDS encoding 4Fe-4S dicluster domain-containing protein; the protein is MASNPSYGRRDFLKDSVMSVAKAAQEFSKQVDAVPEAPAPVLRTDWLRPPGAVEEVLFLDRCTKCGDCIKACDPGAIVCHAGDGTPVIVADQAPCLLCDDLPCITACSTDALRPIDRISDLRLGVAQVSQRLCTAGQGCHACVSKCPVDALSMDFSTMRLEVSAEGCVGCGMCEHICNTVNDHVAIRVIPARQLAGL
- a CDS encoding TorD/DmsD family molecular chaperone, which gives rise to MTSKQSVQTATSTAAAVIPNNTPTIKDSPAVERALNRSKLYLLVSWSLLYPEDEEFLDYLQCGEFVEDGRAALDALQAALDANQGGDRAKLKLAALKKQLDNVEKLVASECVNWQLSDLQSEHRRVFSNVITLDCPPYETLFGNDHVFAQSHTMGDIAGFYKAFGVELSKDIHERLDHLSVEFEFMHFLAYKESYSRCHDGADKTQIVVDAQKKFVKNHIGRWVPLFCRMLTKKSDSGLFKIVADMTSDWIEFETAFLGVTPQPYTETDYRPATFNSPEGQTYECGAQDQGNELSVLLNEVGAQSFLDVKDKDKDKEEGGPVGTA
- a CDS encoding WD40 repeat domain-containing protein; amino-acid sequence: MPEHTMTPSLPGTPPIATPPAPPIDFLEYWKTDCREIKTFRGHSHGVWAVAFSPDGLTLASGGAERLVRMWDIETGRLLRSLRGHTNDIRAIVFTPDGLTLATASEDRTIRLWNPKTGEPTKLLFTRYDHNVCSLSLSPDGLMLARGSHNKDIKIWEVTTGTELMTLLGKDQYDHHWSVCVAFSPDGIHLASGTDIGKIKLWEVLPSGEEKVLHDGHWQRDADDSTETRGYFIEDDGGFQKPMDYWIGAMIFTPDGKTLITGSRDKTIKFFEMPKLIEKKSLNGHTAWVRTLAISPDGKVLASAGDDNTIKFWDIAAGRHFKTVKGHTAGVRQITFSPDGKRLASASWDRTIKLWEGGAEPTE